A window of Deltaproteobacteria bacterium genomic DNA:
CAGCAGGTTGATACAGAACGAGGGAACGTTCGTCTGGCTGCCGATCGTAGCGAAGATAACGCCCGCAAATCCGATGCGCTGGTTCGGGACGCCATTGATCGTACCGGTCACAGCTTCGCCGTGCCCCACCCCAGTCAGTTCGCCCGTGTTTGTCCCCGGACAAGCTGCGTGTGCCCGCACCGGAAGCACGAAGGCGAGCCCAGCCGTCGCAACCATCACGCCGAATACAACACGCAGACTGTGTTTCATCTTGTCCCCCTCTTCACAAAACACATGCGAGCTTCGCCCGTCGGCGACTTAGTCTGAGCCCGACACGAGATCCGCGCCCCGTGCGTCTACCGCTCAGGCTGCGCGTCGCCGTCGCACTTGGCATCGCGGTGCGGGCCCGGTGTCGGAGTCGGGTTGATCACTGCCTGCGCAGAGGTCTGCGTCAGCGTCAGCACCGCCAACAGCAAGAGCGCCCCAGCGGTGGTGCGCAGCCAACGCCGACGCGCGCTGGGGTGAGTCGTAACCGTGTGGTCTTTCATTTTCCCCTCCGAGCCCTCCGGTCGCCTTGAGCAATTTTCGGCAGCCGCGCGCGATTGTCAGTTGTTCGAGCGGCCCAGTTGCTCCAGTAGTGGGCGCCATTCACGGAGGCGCGAACAATCCGTGAATCCAATCCTTTCGCAAAAACTTCGACGCGCTGTTCATCGAGAGCGAGAACGGCTTCCAGCTCACGCGCGGTGAGATCCAGCGACTGCTTCACGCAGATAGCGGCCGGATTCTCATAAAACCCCCGACGGAACTCGCCATCCGTCAGCAAACGCCCCAGCAATCCCTCCACCGTGCGTTGGCTCATCACATCATCCTCCCCCTAAACGGTACGCCTCCCATCGTTGTTCGCGCCGATTTCAGTCCGCACTTCAATCGCTGCGATCGACAAACAAGGTGCGGCGGTTCACCAGCGCCTTGGCATTGTAGCGCCCTTCCCAACACATGCCGTTGCTGTTCTTGAGTTGCACGATCACTTGGTGATCTTGGTCCAGCGGCAGAGCCGGGATGTAGGTGTTCACCCCGCGCGCGATATACAGCATCCGCGCCTTCCCATCCTCGCCTTTGCTCAGCGTCACCAAGCGCGCCCCATTGTTCAACCCATGGGGATCGAGGTAGCGATAGCCGCTCTTGGTCGATCGCCAACACGGCCGCGCCTGGTTGCAGTCGCTCAGCGAGGGGAGATTGCTGCCGAGCACCAGCGACGGGGTATCCCCGATCGAGTCATACATGCACAGATTGTAGACCGTCGAGTTGACGGGATCGCCAAACTCCTCCTTCGTCGTGGCCGCGCCGTGGTTCCATAGCCAAATGATTCCATCAAAGCGGCTGTCCGAAAGATCGCGCAGTAGCAGCAGCGAGCGTTTCGCTTTCGTCACGGAACGACAGCCCGACAGCGGCGACACGGCGCAGAAGTCTTGAATCTCGACCCGCGGTGTCCGCGTCGGCTTGCGGGTGCGCGTGGGAGTCGGCGTCACCGTCGGCGTGACCGTGATCGTGGAGGTCTCCACCGGCGTACTGGTCGGCACCGTTACTGTCGGTGCCGGTTGATCACAGGCGGCGCCGATGAATCCGACCGTACACGTACAGCCACCTGTCCCGGTCAGGCCGTCACTACACACTCCGTGGTCATTGCACGGAGTCGCCGCGCCACCCGGGCACGGGGCACAACTCGACCCGAAGTAACCGGCCGCACATTGATCGCAGTTCGTCGCCGTAAAGCCGGCCGGACATTGGCACGTGTAGCTGTTCACGCCCCCAGTACACACACCGCCGTGCTGACACGGATTTCCCGTGCCGTTGCACGTTCCGCTCGTACACGTATCGGTCGGTGTACAAGCATTGCCGTCGTCGCAGGAGGTGCCATTGCCTTTCGCCGGATTCGAACACACTCCAGTGCCCGTGTCGCACGTTCCAACGTTGTGGCACTGGTCCAGCGCCGTGCACACCACCGGGTTGCTACCGGTGCAAGTGCCGGCTTGGCAGGTGTCGGTCTGGGTACAGGCGTCAGCGTCGTCGCAGGAGGCGCCGGTGTTGGGCGTCTGCACGCATGCATCCGTCATCTCGTCACAGGATACCGGGTTACAGGCATCCACCACGAACTGGCTTCGTAGTGTCAGGTTGTCGATCCGGAAGCCCTTGCCAGCGGTGGCGGGTGCGGCCGTGCCACCGGTCCGGAAGAGCACCGAATCAACCGTCCGGCTGACCTCGGACGGAAGCGACTCGTCGACCCACCGGAAGTAGTCCTCCCAGCTGGTTCCCGTGTGCAGCAGGACGCCGTCCACGTAGACCTTCACGATGTCGTTGTGAGGTCCCTCCAACGTGTCGAGTGTGATCTTAATTGTGTGCGGCACGGTCCGATCGAGTCCAGTCGCCACAGTCGTCAGATAGAAGCCATCCGAACCCGAGCGTCCGTCAACATGGTTGGAGTTGCTGCCGAACGGTGCGAAATCCTGGTAGTCGTAGAAGTTGACCTCGAGCCCGCTTGGGGTGTCCTTCATCTGCACCCAGCTCATCCGAGCGCCGTCGCCGCGGTCGGGGCTTGCGACCACGGATAGACCGGGCTGCTCGGCACCGGGCACCGTCGAGGCAAAGCTCCATTCCGCTTCGAAGTGCGGCCGACGGACCCCGCCCGACAGACCGCCGTTGTTTGCCGTCGTCTCGCCCACTTCGTCCGACAGCGACTTCGAGAAAGTATGGTCGCTGAAGCACCCGCTCGTGACGGCGTTCGAGATCCGCAGGCTCTGGGCGCCGAAGCCGTTGGTTCCGCCGCTGCTACTCACCGCGTGGTCGTAAACCGCGCAACCGCTACCCGCCGCGCCGGTGCTGCTCCAGCCGTCCTGACCGTTGATCGTCCCGGTCGTATATGTCGGACCCTCGAAGTCCATGGCCACGGTGTCGGCGCTGGCGCAGTCGCGCGCACTACCGCCGCCGCAGACACCGGCGCTGCAGACGCTGCCGACGGTGCAGAATTGACCGTCCTCGCAACCGGCGCCGTCTGCCGGCGGAGTGCCGGCGACGCAAGCGCTGCCCCCCACACCGCAGGTCTCAATCCCGTTGCAGTCGTTACCATCGCTGCACTGCGCGTCCGATGTGCAGGGCTCGAAGTCGTAGGTGGTGCTGCCGCTCGTTGTGGTGATGGTGAACGCGTCGACGTTGCCATCGAAGGTTGTCCAGCCGCCGCCGCCCTTGAAGAAGAGATACCCGATCCCAACGCGCAAGCCGGCATTTGGGTACATGGTGAGCACTTGAGACCAAGTGCACGGTACGGCTTGCGGGCAGGCAATCGAACCTTCGAGCACATTCCCCACGATCGCCGCCCCACTCATCCACCACTTGCCGGCGAGGGGACTCCATGTCTGCCACGTGTTCTGAACGACCGTTCCGCCGATGCCGGGAGCCAAGTAGGGCTCGAACACCAAACGCCCTTGGAAGGTCGTCGTGCTGTCCGAGAGGTCGTAGTCCATGTCGAACTGAAGCGCGAGGGCCAGGTTGTTCCCCGCATCGACCGAACTCCGGTACGTGCTGTACTGCAGGCCGGTGATCTGACTGAGTGAAGTGCCGGCATACCCAGCCGTCGCGATGAGTTCGCGTGAGCCACTGTTGACCAAGCTGATGCGGGCACTCCCCACGCTTAAGGGGGCTGTCGCGGGTCCAAATGCCAGCGCTCCGGTCGCAGAGCCGCTCTCCGTGAAGAATCCCCATCCCTGCATGTTGGCTGGAGTCACGGTCACCGTGGCGCCTTGGGTGGCTTGCGCTGCGACCATCACCGACAAGAGCGCGGCGATCAGCGCAGATCCCCAACGTTCACTGCGCGTCAACATCGTCTCCTCCCGGAGGAGTCGCGCGGAGGCACGGCATCTTCCGCCCTCTGCGCGCCACGTTGCCACGACAGAATCTGGGGCGCTGGTTCGCTTCAGCGCAAGACTCGTTCTGCTCATTTGCCCTCCCTTGAGTTTCGGCCGACCCACGTCCCTTCGTGCGACGCGGAACTCAAGATTCACTGGGGTTGCTAGACCCAGTGCCCCCAACAGACATCACACAGCAATTGCGTCGCCACCTGCCCTGTACGTGGGGGCAATTTTTTTATGCTCGGTAAATCAAATATCTATACTGAGTTCGTCCAGCGAACCCTGCCGACCAACCGCTTGGCTTCTGGCTCATCCCAACCGAAGCGGCGGATGACAGCCACGGTAGTTGGCTGCGGTGACGTGTGCAGTGCTCGACGAGTCAGTATCTGAAGCGTGAGATTTGAACCCCCCAGACCCCTGTGGTAACTCGGCCGCATGCCACTGAGCGCCGAAGATGTTCGTCACATTGCACTCCTGGCGCGTCTGGATCTGAGCCCGGACGAGGAGCGCGCGTTTGCCGCACAGCTCGATCACATCCTGACCCACTTCGAGAAACTCAAACAGCTCGACACCGATCACGTCGAACCCACTGCGCACATCGTCGCCATCGACACTCCGTTCCGTGACGACGTCGTGGTCAACACATCGGCCGTTGACGCCCTGCTGACCAACGCTCCGGCCCGCGACGGCCGCTTCTTCAAGGTGCCGAAGATCATCGAGTAACCGCCGCTTCGTTCACGCAACGAGCACACCAACATGGCTGAGCTGTTTCGATTGACCATCGATGAAGCGCGCGCCGCGCTTGCCCGACGCGAGCTGTCTTCGGTGGATCTCACGCGGGCCGTGCTCGCTCGAATTGAAGCCACCGAGCCGAGGGTGCAGTCGTTCATCACG
This region includes:
- a CDS encoding calcium-binding EGF-like domain-containing protein codes for the protein MLTRSERWGSALIAALLSVMVAAQATQGATVTVTPANMQGWGFFTESGSATGALAFGPATAPLSVGSARISLVNSGSRELIATAGYAGTSLSQITGLQYSTYRSSVDAGNNLALALQFDMDYDLSDSTTTFQGRLVFEPYLAPGIGGTVVQNTWQTWSPLAGKWWMSGAAIVGNVLEGSIACPQAVPCTWSQVLTMYPNAGLRVGIGYLFFKGGGGWTTFDGNVDAFTITTTSGSTTYDFEPCTSDAQCSDGNDCNGIETCGVGGSACVAGTPPADGAGCEDGQFCTVGSVCSAGVCGGGSARDCASADTVAMDFEGPTYTTGTINGQDGWSSTGAAGSGCAVYDHAVSSSGGTNGFGAQSLRISNAVTSGCFSDHTFSKSLSDEVGETTANNGGLSGGVRRPHFEAEWSFASTVPGAEQPGLSVVASPDRGDGARMSWVQMKDTPSGLEVNFYDYQDFAPFGSNSNHVDGRSGSDGFYLTTVATGLDRTVPHTIKITLDTLEGPHNDIVKVYVDGVLLHTGTSWEDYFRWVDESLPSEVSRTVDSVLFRTGGTAAPATAGKGFRIDNLTLRSQFVVDACNPVSCDEMTDACVQTPNTGASCDDADACTQTDTCQAGTCTGSNPVVCTALDQCHNVGTCDTGTGVCSNPAKGNGTSCDDGNACTPTDTCTSGTCNGTGNPCQHGGVCTGGVNSYTCQCPAGFTATNCDQCAAGYFGSSCAPCPGGAATPCNDHGVCSDGLTGTGGCTCTVGFIGAACDQPAPTVTVPTSTPVETSTITVTPTVTPTPTRTRKPTRTPRVEIQDFCAVSPLSGCRSVTKAKRSLLLLRDLSDSRFDGIIWLWNHGAATTKEEFGDPVNSTVYNLCMYDSIGDTPSLVLGSNLPSLSDCNQARPCWRSTKSGYRYLDPHGLNNGARLVTLSKGEDGKARMLYIARGVNTYIPALPLDQDHQVIVQLKNSNGMCWEGRYNAKALVNRRTLFVDRSD
- the gatC gene encoding Asp-tRNA(Asn)/Glu-tRNA(Gln) amidotransferase subunit GatC, whose translation is MPLSAEDVRHIALLARLDLSPDEERAFAAQLDHILTHFEKLKQLDTDHVEPTAHIVAIDTPFRDDVVVNTSAVDALLTNAPARDGRFFKVPKIIE